The region TTCCCTTCGCTCACGGCGCGTTGCTTTCCGCGCGCTGATCAGATGAATTGCCTCGCCGCGCTCGGTGAACATTACCACCAGGAGGCGGCGCCTGCCCGATTGGCCGAGCAGCACGAAGCGCTCCTCACCCTGCGAATGCCGAGGGTCATCGGTGATTCGGCCGAGCGGATCACCGAATACGTAGCCGCTTCCTCAAATGTGACCCGGTGCTTAGCACGATTGGCCGCTGCCTTCGGGCCGTACCACTCGAACCTTGGAGGTTCGGTCAACTGTCTGGGCTCATGGCTGTTGAATGCGCATAACGTTCGCGCTTCAGCCGCGGCGCTTTCGTTTCGTCGGCGCCGT is a window of Candidatus Methylomirabilota bacterium DNA encoding:
- a CDS encoding BrnT family toxin; this encodes MTDDPRHSQGEERFVLLGQSGRRRLLVVMFTERGEAIHLISARKATRRERREYEESKA